The following is a genomic window from Burkholderia cepacia ATCC 25416.
CCGCGTCGCGATCCGCCCCGCCTCCCTAAAATCGATCGCCACGCACGGCAATCCGTCTGGCGGCGCCTCCGGCCGCTCCCACAGGCACAGCACGACCGGCACACCGCGCGCCGCCACGTCGAGCAGATCGGGCAGATGCAGGTTCGCGTTGGTCACGAGAATCCCTTCGGAGATCGTGCCGGCAATCTGGTCGAGATACGCGCGCCCCTGCATCGGATCTTCATTCGTATTGCAGACGATCAGGAACTGTCCGTTGCGGCGCACCGCGCGCTCGACCGCCAGCGCGAACTCCGGGTAGAACGGGTTCGCGATGCTCGACACCATCAGCGCGACCGTCGGCGCGCGCCCTTCCGCCAGCGCACGCGCCGCGAGATGCGGCCGATACCCGAGCGCCTCCACGGCTTCCAGCACCCGCGCACGCGTCGCCTCGCCGACCCGGCCGCGCTCGCGCAGCACGTTCGACACGGTCGCGGCCGTCACGCCGGCGCGGCGCGCCACTTCATCCAGGGTTGCCATCGGTTGCTCACTATATGAGACGTCTATCCAGTATTTGCTTCGCTTACCGAAGCGGCGCACTATCGCCGCACACCCTGCCGCCCGACCGACGGGCGCGACTCGGCCGCGATCGCATCGCCTCTTTTTTTGATCGCGATGATTAAGCGCTTAATCAACGACGATGGCGCATTAAAACATGGAGCGGAGACAATGGCGAGCATCTCGATGCGGCGCGTGCAGAAAGCCTACGGCGATCACGCACCGGTCATTCGCGACGTCGATCTGGAGATCGGCGCGCACGAGTTCTGCGTGTTCCTCGGGCCGTCCGGATGCGGGAAGTCGACGTTGCTGCGGTTGATCGCCGGGCTCGAGGACCTGAGCGCGGGCGAGCTGTCGATCGACGGCCGCCGCGTCGACGACGTGCCGGCCGCCGAGCGCGGCGTCGCGATGGTGTTCCAGAGCTACGCGCTGTTTCCGCACATGACGGTCTACGAGAACATGGCGTTCGGGCTGAAGCTCGCGCGCGTGCCGAAAGCCGAGATCGACCGGAAAGTGCGCGATGCCGCGCGCATCCTGCAGCTCGACACGCTGCTCGAACGCAAGCCGAAGGCGCTGTCGGGCGGCCAGCGGCAGCGCGTCGCGATCGGCCGTGCGATCGTGCGCGAGCCCGGCGTGTTCCTGTTCGACGAGCCGCTGTCGAATCTCGACGCCGCGCTGCGCGGCCAGACCCGCATCGAGATCGCGCGGCTGCACCGGCAGTTCGAACGCGCGAGCGTCGTCTACGTGACGCACGACCAGACCGAAGCGATGACGCTCGCCGACAAGATCGTGCTGCTGCACGCCGGCGCCGACACCGCGCAGCACGGCAGCATCGCGCAGGTCGGGGCGCCGCTCGACCTCTACCACCACCCGGCCAGCCGCTTCGTCGCGGGCTTCATCGGCTCGCCGCGGATGAACTTCCTGCCGGCCGTCGTCACGGCGTGCGATGCCCGTCGCACGGCCGTCACGCTCACGCCGTCCGGCGAAACCTTCACGCTGCCGCGCGACGGCTCGGCGCTCGACGCCGGTGCCGCCGTGACGCTCGGCATTCGCCCCGAACACCTGACGCTCGGCGCCGCGCACGACGCCACGACACTCGCACGCGACGTCGCGCTCGTCGAACGCCTGGGCGAACAGACCTACGTGCACCTCGACCAGCCCGGCGGCCACGCGCTGATCGCGAAAGTGCCCGGCGACGCGCAGGTGCGTACCGGCGAGCGCGTGCACGTGCATGCGCCGGCCGCGGCCTGCCATCTCTTCACCGAAGACGGCCGCGCGGTGCCCGCGTGCGCCGACGTCCACGTTCACCACTACGCATAAGGATCGGGCATGCGCCTCGGAGTCTGTTACTACCCGGAACACTGGCCGGAATCGATGTGGGCCGACGATGCCCGCAGGATGAAAGCGCTCGGCATCGAGCAGGTGCGGATCGCCGAATTCGCGTGGAGCCGTATCGAGCCGTCGCCCGGCGAATACGACTGGGGCTGGCTCGATCGGGCGGTCGACGTGCTCGGTGCGGCCGGCCTCGAGATCGTGATGTGCACGCCGACCGCGACGCCGCCGAAATGGCTGGTCGACCGCCATCCGGACATCCTCGCGATCGGCGCCGACGGCCGGCCGCGCGCGTTCGGCTCGCGCCGCCACTACGACTTCTCGTCGCCGACCTATCTCGAGGCGTCGCGCCAGATCTGCACGGCGGTCGCCGAGCGCTACGGCCGGCACCCGGCCGTGCGCTACTGGCAGACCGACAACGAGCTGGGCTGCCACCAGACCGTCGTCAGCTATTCGCCGGCCGCGCTCGTGCGATTCCGTGCGTGGCTGAAGGCGCGCTACGGCACGATCGACGCGCTGAACCGCGCGTGGGGAACCGTGTTCTGGAGCATGGAGTATCGCCATTTCGACGAGGTCGATGCGCCCGTCGGCACCGTCACCGAAGCGCACCCGTCGCATCGCCTCGACTACCGGCGCTTCGCGTCGGACGAAGTCGCGCGCTATCACCGGATGCAGATCGACGTGATCCGCGCGCACTCGCCGGGCCGGCCCGTCGCGCACAACTTCATGCAGCTGTTCACCGAGTTCGACCATTACGAACTGGCGCGCGACCTCGACGTCGCGACGTGGGACAGCTATCCGCTTGGCGCGCTCGAGGAGCAATGGTTCGCGCCCGACGTGAAGGCGCGCTGGCTGCGCACCGGCCATCCCGATTTCGCGTCGTTCAATCACGACCTCTATCGCGGCATGTCGAAGCTGCCGTTCTGGGTGATGGAGCAGCAGCCGGGCCCCGTGAACTGGGCGCAGTGGAACCCCGCGCCGCTGCCGGGCATGGTGCGCCTGTGGAGCTGGGAGGCGTTCGCGCACGGCGCCGGTTGCGTGTCGTACTTCCGCTGGCGTCAGGCGCCGTTCGCGCAGGAGCAGATGCATGCGGGTCTCAATACGCCGGACAACCGGCTCGACGAAGGCGGCCGCGAGGCGCAGCGCGTCGCGCGCGAGATCGCGGTCGTACGCGACGCAGGTGCCGATGCCGACCCGAGCGGCGCGGTGCGTGCCCCCGTCGCGCTCGTGTTCGACTACGAAGCGAAGTGGCTGTTCGAAGTGCAGCCGCAAGGCGCCGATTTCCACTACCCGCGCTTCGCGTTCGAGTACTACGCGGCGCTGCGTTCGCTCGGCCTCGACGCCGACATCGTTTCCGCGCATGCGCCGCTCGACGGCTACCGGCTCGTCGTCGTGCCGCCGCTGCCGGTCGTCCCGGACGATTTCGCCGCGCGGCTCGCGGCCTCGGGCGCGCACGCCGTGTTTGGGCCGCGCACCGGCTCGAAGACCGTCGACCTCCAGATTCCGCCGACGCTGCCGCCCGGCCCGCTCGCGTCGATCCTGCCGGTGCGCGTATGGCGCGTCGAATCGCTGCGGCCGAACGTGACCGAGCGGATCGACGGCACGCTGTGCGACGGTGCGCCGCTCGCGGGCCATGCGCGCCACTGGCGCGACTTCGTCGAGCTTCACGACGACACGCGCGGCGTCGTGCGCGCGCGCTTCGCCGACGGTCACCCGGCCTGCGTGTCGCACGGCACGCTGCACTACTGGGCCGCGCTGTTCGACGACGCGACCACCGCCCGGCTGTTCGCCGATGTCGCGGCCGAAGCCGGCCTCACGCCGACGCCGCTCGGCGACGGCGTGCGCGTGAGCCGGCGCGGCGGCCTGACTTACGTTTTCAACTATGGCGACACGCCGCACACGATCGACGCGGTACCGCCGTCGGCGTTCGTGCTCGGCAGTGCGCAAGTCGGGCCGCAAGACGTGGCCGTGTATCGAAGCCGTTCGTAGCACCCCGACACCGGCGCCGCGATGCGCCGGTCACGCACAAGACGACACACAGGAATGGAGACACGCATGACACATCGCCCCCTTCGCTTCGCCGCCCGGCTCGCCACGGCCGCCGCTGTCGCACTGGCATCGCTCGGCACGACGGCGCCCGCCGATGCCGGCACGCTGACGATCAACATCGCGTTCAAGGGCGCCAGCCAGCGCGCGGTCTGGCAATCGACGCTCGACGCGTTCCACAAGGCGCATCCCGACATCGACGTGAAGGCGACCTTCGTCGACGAGGAAGCGTACAAGGTGCAGCTCCCCGCCTGGCTCACGACCGTCGCGCCGGACGTCGTGAACTGGCACGCCGGCGAGCGGATGGCGTACTACGCGAAGCGCGGGCTGTTCGAGGACCTGAGCGGCGACTGGGCGAAGAACGGCTGGGGCGCGATGTATGCATCGACGCGCGACGCATCGTCGTACAACGGCAAGCAGTACGCGGCACCGACCGTCTACTACTCGTGGGGGCTGTTCTACCGCAAGGACCTGTTCCGCAAGGTCGGCATCGCCGACGAGCCGAAGACGTGGGACCAGTTTCTCGACGCATGCAAGAAGCTGAAGGCGGCCGGCATCACGCCGGTCGCGCTCGGCGGCCGCGACGCGTGGACGCTCGCCGGCTGGTTCGACTATCTCGACCTGCGCCTGAACGGCAACGCGTTCCACCAGCAGCTGATGGCGGGCGACGTGCCGTACACCGACCCGCGCGTGAAGAAGGTCTACACGACGTGGAAGTCGCTGATCGACGCGGGCTACTTCATCGACAACGCGCTGTCCTACGATCTCGACGGCGCCCAGCCGTTCCTGTTCCAGGGCAAGGCCGCGATGATGCTGATGGGCACCTTCATCGCGGCGGGTTTTCCGCCGAACGTGAAGCAGGAAATGGGCTACTACCGCTTCCCGATCATCGACCCGAAGGTGCCGACCGCCGAGGATGGCCCGGTCGAATCGCTGCATATCCCGACGAAGGCGAAGAACAAGGCCGACGCGCACACGTTCCTCGCGTTCGTCGAAACACCCGAGATGGGCGCGAAGCTCGCGGAAGGCCTCGGTTCGCTGTCGGCCAACAGCAAGTCGCCCGAGCCGGCCGACCCGGTCTCGCGCATCGGCTTCCGGATCCTTGCCGACACGAAGGGCGGCGTCGCGCAGTTCTACGACCGCGACATGACGAAGGAAATGGCCGACGAGGGGATGAAGGGCATGCAGCAGTTCCTCGCAAATCCGGCGCAGCTCGATACGGTGCTCGCGCAGCTCGAACAGACCCGCAAGCGGATCTACAAGAAGTAACGCCGAGACCCGCGCGGCGGTGCTCCGTCGCTGCGGCTGTCCCATCGTTCGCTCGTTCAGGAGCCCTGCCGTGTCCAGTCCGATTTCGTCCCGACACCTCGAGCCGCCCGCCGCGCCGCCGGAACCGCCGCACCCTCGCGCGCCTGCCGCGGTTACCGCGGTTGCATTACCCGCGCGCCGCC
Proteins encoded in this region:
- a CDS encoding ABC transporter ATP-binding protein yields the protein MASISMRRVQKAYGDHAPVIRDVDLEIGAHEFCVFLGPSGCGKSTLLRLIAGLEDLSAGELSIDGRRVDDVPAAERGVAMVFQSYALFPHMTVYENMAFGLKLARVPKAEIDRKVRDAARILQLDTLLERKPKALSGGQRQRVAIGRAIVREPGVFLFDEPLSNLDAALRGQTRIEIARLHRQFERASVVYVTHDQTEAMTLADKIVLLHAGADTAQHGSIAQVGAPLDLYHHPASRFVAGFIGSPRMNFLPAVVTACDARRTAVTLTPSGETFTLPRDGSALDAGAAVTLGIRPEHLTLGAAHDATTLARDVALVERLGEQTYVHLDQPGGHALIAKVPGDAQVRTGERVHVHAPAAACHLFTEDGRAVPACADVHVHHYA
- a CDS encoding beta-galactosidase, encoding MRLGVCYYPEHWPESMWADDARRMKALGIEQVRIAEFAWSRIEPSPGEYDWGWLDRAVDVLGAAGLEIVMCTPTATPPKWLVDRHPDILAIGADGRPRAFGSRRHYDFSSPTYLEASRQICTAVAERYGRHPAVRYWQTDNELGCHQTVVSYSPAALVRFRAWLKARYGTIDALNRAWGTVFWSMEYRHFDEVDAPVGTVTEAHPSHRLDYRRFASDEVARYHRMQIDVIRAHSPGRPVAHNFMQLFTEFDHYELARDLDVATWDSYPLGALEEQWFAPDVKARWLRTGHPDFASFNHDLYRGMSKLPFWVMEQQPGPVNWAQWNPAPLPGMVRLWSWEAFAHGAGCVSYFRWRQAPFAQEQMHAGLNTPDNRLDEGGREAQRVAREIAVVRDAGADADPSGAVRAPVALVFDYEAKWLFEVQPQGADFHYPRFAFEYYAALRSLGLDADIVSAHAPLDGYRLVVVPPLPVVPDDFAARLAASGAHAVFGPRTGSKTVDLQIPPTLPPGPLASILPVRVWRVESLRPNVTERIDGTLCDGAPLAGHARHWRDFVELHDDTRGVVRARFADGHPACVSHGTLHYWAALFDDATTARLFADVAAEAGLTPTPLGDGVRVSRRGGLTYVFNYGDTPHTIDAVPPSAFVLGSAQVGPQDVAVYRSRS
- a CDS encoding ABC transporter substrate-binding protein; the protein is MTHRPLRFAARLATAAAVALASLGTTAPADAGTLTINIAFKGASQRAVWQSTLDAFHKAHPDIDVKATFVDEEAYKVQLPAWLTTVAPDVVNWHAGERMAYYAKRGLFEDLSGDWAKNGWGAMYASTRDASSYNGKQYAAPTVYYSWGLFYRKDLFRKVGIADEPKTWDQFLDACKKLKAAGITPVALGGRDAWTLAGWFDYLDLRLNGNAFHQQLMAGDVPYTDPRVKKVYTTWKSLIDAGYFIDNALSYDLDGAQPFLFQGKAAMMLMGTFIAAGFPPNVKQEMGYYRFPIIDPKVPTAEDGPVESLHIPTKAKNKADAHTFLAFVETPEMGAKLAEGLGSLSANSKSPEPADPVSRIGFRILADTKGGVAQFYDRDMTKEMADEGMKGMQQFLANPAQLDTVLAQLEQTRKRIYKK